The Archocentrus centrarchus isolate MPI-CPG fArcCen1 chromosome 12, fArcCen1, whole genome shotgun sequence genome includes a window with the following:
- the ppef2b gene encoding serine/threonine-protein phosphatase with EF-hands 2: MGCGLRKSEVQLKKCDTVSISVPAATAIRAALLIQRWYRQYVARLEIRRRCTWNIFQSIEYAGQQDQIKLYNFFGFLMDHFTPASSERNLISHIFRENEICRDAEWERYFCYKTIDVPDSYTGPHLTFPMTFCGVSKLVEAFKHKQQLHARYVLQILGETWRLLRLLPNISHLSSCHTKEITICGDLHGQLEDLLLIFYKNGLPSPEKPYVFNGDFVDRGKNSLEILLILFGFLLVYPNDVHLNRGNHEDHIVNLRYGFTKEVLGKYRVHGKKILKLLQKIFSWLPLATVIDHKVLIVHGGISDTTDLNIIARLDRHKYVSALRPPKTTKPAVNGSIQTMNSRNREAGIPVEARRRVRSLTHHSSTPSQRHDPPRRSLHNLHTSHQQLGWSVEDELKKRRRLAGFDQSYGEMKKLDSDSDPECEEGTETDEREWEQIVDLLWSDPMPQNGCIPNEVRGGGCYWGPDISEEVLGRHDLQLLIRSHECKQDGYEFCHNRRVLTIFSASNYYEVGSNRGAYIRMGPDLIPHLVQYQASRTCRELTLRQSVGWTERSALQALRQQLFVHKSDLISAFQEFDPNNSGMISLSHWASATESVLKLGLPWRVLRPQLVSSTKNGTVDYQQWIKELSITEPKLEISDTSLLETMYKNHSNLETIFRIIDADHSGLISYEEFRQTWKLLSSHLKTDISDDVIANLAQSIDFNKDGSIDINEFMEAFRLVDLSAHS, from the exons ATGGGCTGTGGCCTGAGAAAATCAGAAGTACAGCTGAAGAAATGTGACACAG TGAGCATCTCAGTCCCag CTGCCACTG CAATCAGAGCGGCTCTGTTGATTCAGCGCTGGTATCGGCAGTACGTTGCTCGGCTGGAGATCAGACGCAGGTGCACGTGGAACATCTTCCAGTCTATTGAATATGCAGGACAACAAGATCAGATCAAG CTGTACAATTTTTTTGGCTTCTTGATGGACCACTTCACCCCAGCCAGTAGTGAAA GAAATCTAATTTCTCACATCTTTCGCGAGAATGAAATCTGCCGTGATGCAGAATGGGAACGTTATTTTTGCTACAAGACCATAGATGTACCTGACAGCTACACTGGGCCCCATTTGACCTTCCCCATGACGTTCTGCGGGGTGTCAAAGCTTGTGGAAGCTTTTAAGCACAAGCAA CAGCTCCATGCACGATATGTTCTGCAGATTCTTGGAGAAACTTGGAGACTTCTAAGACTTCTTCCAAACATCAGtcatctctcctcctgtcacacCAAGGAGATTACTATATGTG GAGACTTGCATGGGCAGCTTGAAGATCTGCTGTTGATATTCTATAAA AATGGTTTGCCATCTCCTGAGAAACCATATGTGTTCAATGGAGACTTTGTGGATCGAGGCAAAAACTCCTTAGAGATTCTGCTCATCCTGTTTGGGTTCCTGCTAGTCTACCCCAATGACGTCCATTTAAACAGAGGGAACCACGAGGACCACATTGTTAACCTGAG ATATGGCTTTACTAAAGAAGTTTTGGGAAAATACAGG GTGCATGGCAAGAAGATCCTTAAGCTTCTTCAAAAGATCTTCAGCTGGCTTCCACTGGCCACTGTGATTGATCACAAGGTGCTGATTGTGCATGGAGGGATCTCTGACACAACAGACCTTAATATAATAGCCAGACTGGACAGACACAAA TATGTGTCAGCCCTCAGACCTCCGAAGACGACTAAACCAGCAGTCAATGGCAGCATTCAGACAATGAACAGCAGGAACAGAGAGGCTGGCATTCCAGTGGAAGCCCGGCGTCGAGTGCGATCTCTAACCCACCACAGCTCGACCCCATCTCAGAGACATGACCCCCCGCGACGCTCACTGCACAACCTGCACACCAGCCATCAGCAGCTGGGCTGGTCCGTGGAAGACGAGCTGAAGAAAAGACGGAGGTTGGCTGGGTTTGACCAGTCGTACGGAGAAATGAAGAAGCTAGACTCTGACTCGGATCCAGAGTGTGAAGAAGGAACAGAGACAGATGAGCGTGAGTGGGAACAA ATCGTGGACCTGTTGTGGAGTGACCCTATGCCCCAGAATGGCTGCATTCCTAATGAAGTGAGAGGCGGCGGATGCTACTGGGGACCAGATATCAGTGAGGAGGTTCTGGGACGACACGATCTGCAGCTCCTCATCCGCTCCCACGAATGCAAGCAGGATGGCTATGAGTTCTGCCACAACCGCAGG GTACTGACTATTTTTTCAGCATCAAACTACTATGAGGTGGGCAGCAATAGAGGAGCCTATATAAGAATGGGCCCTGATCTGATCCCTCACCTCGTTCAGTATCAGGCCAGCAGGACATGCAGGGAGCTCACGCTGAGACAAAG TGTTGGCTGGACAGAGAGATCAGCACTGCAAGCTCTGAGGCAACAGCTGTTTGTACACAAGTCAGATCTCATCAGTGCCTTCCAGGAGTTTGATCCCAACAACTCAG GGATGATCTCTCTAAGCCACTGGGCAAGTGCCACAGAGAGCGTACTGAAGCTGGGCTTGCCTTGGAGAGTGCTGCGCCCGCAGCTTGTAAGCAGCACCAAAAATGGCACGGTGGACTACCAGCAGTGGATAAAGGAGCTCTCCATCACTGAGCCCAAACTGGAG ATATCAGATACCAGCCTGCTGGAGACGATGTACAAAAACCACTCCAACCTGGAAACCATTTTCAGAATCATAGACGCAGATCACTCAG